A genomic segment from Tuwongella immobilis encodes:
- the ppk1 gene encoding polyphosphate kinase 1, producing MTATPPALINLDDPSLYINRELSWLEFNRRVLAEGQDPNVPLMERVKFLAIFGSNLDEFFMVRVGGLQQKVQAGVTRSFGADRMPPRMQLEQIHATVRQLVDDQYRCLREEIIPALEQEGIVFRDDKQLSDSDRMHMREVFRREIFPVLTPLAIDPGHPFPHLLNKSLNLGVLLERPGNPEKLFAVVQVPGVLPRFVQLPAERGYAFTSLETVIRLHLEDLFPGMKIDDAVAFRATRDSEYEIDDEEVEDLLKAIEEEVRKSRRGDAVRLEIESDSPSEIEHSLMAALDLNPTDVYRVPGVLDLTGLFQINGLPGFAHLRDPQFAPQAVPEFSQAANIWAAIRARDILVHHPYESFNHVVDFIEAAAADDKVLAIKQTLYRTSSDSPIVRALQRAADAGKQVTAVIELKARLDEERNILWARELEKSGVHVVFGFIGLKTHCKVALVVRREDDGIRRYVHLGTGNYNPQTARIYTDIGFFTDKPDFADDVSALFNYLTGYSELPQWRKLVVAPSRLQAFLLEKIDQEIQNQQKNGNGRIIVKINGLLEPAVVQGLYRASQAGVQVDMICRGICALRPGIPGVSDNIRVISIIDRFLEHSRILYYGNNGNPEVYVGSADWMDRNLSRRVEVMFPIEQADLKHRLIHEILTISLADNTKARELMPDGTYRRPPLPAESERVRSQVKFLELAAANATRKLESTVMPVSVFIEPRERRKPRRRRSAN from the coding sequence ATGACCGCCACGCCACCGGCACTGATCAACCTGGATGATCCGAGCCTGTACATCAACCGCGAACTATCTTGGTTGGAATTCAATCGCCGCGTTCTGGCCGAAGGGCAAGATCCGAACGTGCCACTGATGGAACGGGTGAAGTTCCTGGCCATTTTCGGCTCAAATTTAGACGAATTTTTCATGGTTCGCGTGGGGGGCTTGCAGCAAAAAGTGCAAGCCGGGGTGACGCGCTCGTTCGGTGCGGATCGAATGCCGCCGCGCATGCAATTGGAGCAAATTCACGCCACCGTTCGCCAGCTTGTCGACGATCAATATCGCTGCCTGCGCGAAGAGATTATCCCCGCATTGGAGCAGGAAGGGATTGTCTTTCGCGACGATAAGCAGCTCAGCGACTCCGACCGGATGCACATGCGCGAGGTGTTTCGTCGGGAGATTTTCCCGGTGCTGACCCCGTTGGCGATTGATCCGGGACACCCCTTCCCGCATTTGTTGAACAAATCGCTGAATTTGGGGGTGCTGCTGGAGCGGCCGGGAAATCCCGAGAAGCTGTTTGCCGTGGTGCAGGTGCCGGGGGTGCTGCCCCGATTTGTGCAGCTTCCCGCCGAGCGCGGCTACGCCTTCACCAGCCTGGAAACGGTCATCCGATTGCACCTGGAAGATTTATTCCCAGGCATGAAAATTGATGACGCCGTCGCATTTCGCGCCACCCGAGACAGCGAATACGAAATCGACGACGAAGAAGTCGAAGACTTGCTGAAGGCCATTGAGGAAGAAGTTCGCAAGAGTCGCCGTGGGGACGCCGTTCGGCTGGAAATCGAATCCGATTCCCCCAGCGAAATTGAGCATTCGCTCATGGCCGCGCTCGATCTCAACCCCACCGATGTCTATCGGGTGCCGGGGGTGCTGGATCTCACGGGATTGTTCCAAATCAATGGCCTGCCAGGGTTTGCGCATCTTCGCGATCCGCAATTCGCGCCGCAGGCAGTTCCGGAATTCTCGCAAGCGGCCAACATTTGGGCGGCGATTCGCGCCCGCGATATTCTCGTGCATCACCCGTATGAATCGTTCAACCATGTGGTTGACTTCATCGAAGCCGCCGCTGCGGACGACAAAGTTCTGGCCATCAAGCAAACGCTCTACCGCACCAGCAGCGATTCGCCGATTGTGCGAGCGTTGCAACGTGCGGCCGACGCTGGCAAGCAAGTCACCGCCGTGATTGAACTGAAGGCCCGACTCGATGAAGAACGCAACATCTTGTGGGCACGCGAGTTGGAGAAATCCGGCGTGCATGTCGTCTTCGGTTTCATCGGCCTGAAGACGCACTGCAAAGTCGCGCTGGTGGTTCGCCGCGAGGATGATGGGATTCGCCGCTATGTGCATCTGGGCACCGGCAACTACAACCCGCAGACCGCCCGCATCTACACCGATATTGGCTTCTTCACGGACAAGCCGGATTTCGCCGACGATGTCTCGGCATTGTTCAACTATTTGACCGGTTATAGCGAACTGCCCCAATGGCGGAAGTTGGTCGTCGCCCCGTCTCGACTACAAGCGTTTCTGTTGGAAAAGATCGATCAAGAAATTCAGAACCAGCAGAAGAACGGCAACGGGCGGATCATCGTCAAGATCAACGGACTATTGGAACCCGCCGTGGTGCAGGGTCTGTATCGGGCCAGCCAAGCGGGGGTGCAAGTGGACATGATTTGCCGCGGCATCTGCGCGTTGCGGCCCGGCATTCCTGGTGTCTCGGACAATATCCGCGTCATCTCCATCATCGACCGATTCTTGGAGCATAGCCGGATTCTCTATTACGGCAACAACGGCAACCCCGAAGTCTATGTCGGGTCGGCCGACTGGATGGACCGCAACCTGAGTCGGCGGGTAGAAGTGATGTTCCCCATCGAGCAAGCCGACCTCAAACATCGGCTCATTCATGAGATTCTGACGATTTCGTTGGCGGACAACACCAAGGCCCGCGAATTGATGCCGGATGGCACCTATCGTCGGCCACCGTTGCCGGCGGAATCCGAACGGGTCCGCAGTCAGGTGAAATTCTTGGAATTGGCAGCAGCCAACGCCACCCGCAAACTCGAAAGCACGGTCATGCCGGTGAGCGTGTTCATCGAACCGCGCGAACGGCGCAAGCCACGCCGCCGCCGTTCCGCCAACTAA
- a CDS encoding nucleotidyltransferase family protein, which translates to MDVVLLAAGLGTRLRPLTETIPKPLVAVQGRPLLDWTIAALPPVNRLIVVVHYLAEQVEAYLRQQPYIPRDKWTTIRQETPRGTGDAFQSCRDALTSNRVMVLNGDDLYGAADIRTLAQQPAGVLAHPVDQPRKFGIVFPRADGTLERMVEKPDLDGRQLANIGAYVFPRSAASLPLPLSPRGEYEITDAVSMVAAAQPFYVVPATFWLPIGTLDALEAAQSLDLSPVRPVSYSPGAST; encoded by the coding sequence ATGGATGTTGTTCTACTTGCGGCGGGCTTAGGAACCCGATTGCGGCCATTGACGGAAACCATTCCCAAGCCGTTGGTTGCGGTTCAGGGCCGCCCGCTGTTGGATTGGACCATTGCCGCCCTCCCCCCGGTGAATCGGCTGATTGTCGTGGTGCATTATCTGGCCGAGCAAGTCGAAGCCTATCTGCGCCAGCAGCCGTACATTCCCCGCGACAAGTGGACCACAATCCGCCAAGAGACACCGCGCGGCACTGGCGATGCCTTCCAATCATGCCGCGATGCGCTCACCAGTAATCGGGTGATGGTTCTCAATGGCGATGATTTGTACGGCGCAGCGGATATTCGCACGCTCGCCCAACAGCCTGCGGGTGTGCTGGCCCATCCGGTCGATCAGCCGCGTAAATTCGGCATCGTCTTTCCGCGTGCCGACGGCACCCTGGAACGAATGGTCGAGAAGCCGGACCTGGACGGTCGCCAACTCGCCAACATTGGTGCATATGTCTTTCCGAGATCGGCGGCGAGTCTCCCCCTGCCGCTCTCCCCACGAGGCGAATACGAAATCACCGACGCCGTGAGTATGGTCGCCGCCGCGCAGCCGTTCTACGTCGTGCCCGCCACTTTTTGGCTGCCGATTGGCACACTCGACGCCCTGGAAGCGGCCCAATCGCTCGACTTGTCCCCGGTCCGCCCGGTCTCCTACTCTCCTGGAGCATCCACATGA
- a CDS encoding sulfatase family protein translates to MIARLSLWLALLVVGITPTSIHAAKPNFVIVLCDDLGAGDLGCYGHPRIRTPNLDAMAKAGMKLEQCYAAAPVCSPSRAGMLTGRDPNRYGIRDWIPANSGIRLPPTETTIATLLKNAGYRTGLFGKWHLNSKMDGSEPMPVDHGFQQYFATQNNAAPSHENPTNFIRDGKPVGPLTGNSTSILVDESIRWLDTVGNDPFLLVITLHAPHEPVATPAKFTEPYADIEDATKRTYFGSVSLVDAEVGRLLAELDRRKLGESTLVWFTSDNGPETLNRYKAANHSHGTPGKLTGMKLHLTEGGIRVPGILRWTGTIPAGKISQEPISGIDLLPTLLELAGRPPMRDRFLDGVSVAPVILGKPFKRSQPLYWQYDRALGGWNVALRSGDYKLMADRTLSQFRLVNLATDPLEQTDLAATEPKVFADLKATLQTKHYQINLGAIRRKP, encoded by the coding sequence ATGATTGCCCGCCTTTCGCTTTGGCTTGCGCTGCTAGTCGTCGGAATCACTCCCACCTCGATTCACGCCGCCAAGCCCAACTTTGTGATTGTGCTGTGCGATGACCTGGGTGCGGGCGATTTGGGCTGCTACGGCCACCCGCGCATTCGCACGCCGAACCTCGATGCCATGGCCAAAGCGGGCATGAAGCTGGAGCAATGCTACGCCGCCGCTCCCGTCTGTTCGCCGTCGCGCGCGGGGATGCTCACCGGACGCGATCCGAACCGCTACGGCATCCGCGATTGGATTCCGGCCAATTCGGGCATCCGCCTTCCGCCCACCGAAACGACCATTGCCACGCTGCTGAAAAACGCCGGTTATCGCACAGGATTGTTCGGCAAATGGCACCTCAACAGCAAAATGGATGGCAGCGAGCCGATGCCGGTCGATCACGGCTTCCAGCAGTATTTCGCCACACAGAATAACGCCGCTCCCAGTCATGAAAATCCGACGAATTTCATCCGCGATGGCAAACCCGTCGGGCCGCTCACCGGCAATTCGACATCGATCCTTGTCGATGAATCGATTCGTTGGCTGGATACCGTGGGCAACGATCCGTTTCTGCTGGTAATCACGCTCCACGCGCCGCATGAACCGGTGGCCACCCCCGCGAAATTCACCGAACCCTATGCCGATATTGAGGATGCGACGAAACGTACTTATTTCGGCAGCGTTAGCCTGGTGGATGCGGAAGTGGGCCGACTGTTGGCCGAACTCGATCGCCGCAAGTTGGGCGAATCGACGCTGGTGTGGTTTACCAGCGATAACGGGCCAGAGACGCTGAACCGTTACAAGGCCGCCAACCACTCGCACGGCACCCCCGGCAAGCTCACCGGCATGAAGTTGCACCTGACCGAAGGCGGGATTCGCGTCCCCGGCATCCTGCGCTGGACCGGCACCATTCCGGCAGGCAAAATCAGCCAGGAACCCATCAGCGGAATCGACCTGCTCCCGACGTTGTTGGAACTCGCCGGTCGGCCCCCGATGCGGGATCGCTTCTTGGACGGTGTTAGCGTTGCGCCGGTGATTCTCGGCAAGCCGTTCAAACGATCGCAACCGCTGTACTGGCAATATGATCGGGCGCTTGGCGGGTGGAATGTCGCGCTGCGTTCGGGCGACTACAAGCTGATGGCCGATCGCACGCTCAGCCAGTTTCGCTTGGTCAATCTGGCGACTGATCCGCTGGAACAGACCGATCTCGCCGCCACGGAGCCGAAAGTCTTTGCCGACTTGAAAGCGACCTTGCAAACGAAGCACTATCAGATCAATCTCGGGGCGATTCGTCGGAAGCCGTGA
- a CDS encoding TIGR02996 domain-containing protein: MSLARDGLLNAIATADAWDDTPWLALADWLEEAGNPDHALLRRLCAIRVPGMLDLEWMRAWGMESVRLIRDAIGSWPCYQVTRRGWLRVELRLESFRRLLERGEPLIWPTEILLKVDGTEAVAEARRWLQTQPWPGVRLGLRVVIGTAHRSFPAELSGITQLTHVQVLIRGELPHGFPFSGSTELPGVRGIHIPAPISLRPEQIRWLAQQPKLESLSLHVTTPLTAAPWWPLAESRALRSLQIQTPSPLDAEVLRGWSVMRNLQTLEWESLGPIAPELFERLQHCSLQELNLRGGNHLVGCRMAGFHQVESVSLSGITRPIPASWLQQIAQLPRLRLLDLTGCVLDDAGLAAIVEAPNLEELNLHGVTGVTARGFDRLLAAPALRLLDVARCSGTTPERVRIFRDRRPECRVSAAHLATDFEPDPRLATDSTDR; this comes from the coding sequence ATGAGTCTGGCGCGGGATGGCTTGCTGAATGCCATTGCGACTGCGGACGCCTGGGATGACACGCCATGGCTGGCGCTGGCGGATTGGCTCGAAGAAGCGGGCAATCCCGATCATGCGCTGCTGCGTCGGCTCTGTGCCATTCGTGTGCCCGGAATGTTGGATTTGGAATGGATGCGGGCCTGGGGAATGGAATCGGTTCGGCTGATCCGAGACGCCATTGGCAGTTGGCCCTGCTATCAAGTGACCCGTCGTGGTTGGCTGCGAGTGGAACTGCGCTTGGAATCGTTTCGACGATTGCTGGAGCGTGGTGAGCCGCTGATTTGGCCAACGGAAATTTTGCTGAAAGTCGATGGGACGGAAGCCGTTGCGGAAGCGCGACGCTGGCTGCAAACGCAACCCTGGCCCGGCGTTCGACTTGGTTTGCGGGTGGTGATTGGCACCGCGCATCGCTCGTTTCCGGCGGAACTATCGGGGATTACACAGCTAACGCATGTGCAAGTGCTGATTCGAGGCGAGCTGCCGCACGGCTTCCCATTTTCGGGATCGACCGAGCTGCCTGGTGTGCGCGGCATTCACATCCCCGCACCGATTTCACTGCGTCCAGAGCAGATTCGCTGGCTGGCGCAGCAGCCGAAACTCGAATCTTTATCGCTGCATGTGACCACCCCACTCACCGCCGCGCCGTGGTGGCCGCTGGCGGAATCCCGAGCGTTGCGATCGCTGCAAATTCAGACACCGTCGCCATTGGATGCCGAGGTGCTGCGCGGCTGGAGCGTGATGCGGAATCTGCAAACCTTGGAATGGGAATCGCTGGGGCCGATCGCGCCGGAATTATTCGAGCGATTGCAGCATTGTTCGTTGCAGGAATTGAACTTGCGCGGCGGGAACCATCTCGTCGGTTGTCGCATGGCGGGGTTCCATCAGGTGGAATCAGTTTCGCTGAGCGGAATCACCCGACCGATTCCCGCGAGTTGGTTGCAGCAGATTGCCCAATTGCCGCGATTGCGATTGCTCGATCTGACCGGCTGTGTCTTGGACGATGCCGGACTTGCCGCGATTGTGGAAGCCCCGAATTTGGAAGAATTGAATCTGCACGGCGTGACCGGCGTGACCGCACGAGGGTTCGACCGATTATTGGCCGCACCAGCACTCCGGCTGTTGGACGTTGCGCGATGCAGCGGCACGACCCCGGAGCGCGTGCGGATCTTCCGCGATCGTCGCCCCGAATGCCGTGTCAGTGCCGCCCATTTGGCCACCGATTTTGAACCCGATCCACGCTTGGCTACCGATTCGACCGATCGTTAA
- a CDS encoding N-acetylglucosamine-6-phosphate deacetylase — protein sequence MSCTTVFTNGRIILPDSICDGGWVAIHQDRIVAMGQAGDAWPKSDDSTIVDLAGAYLAPGFVDLHVHGGDGADFMDLTAAAFRTVCRAHARHGTTAICPTSCVAPHDECVQFLRLCQQFLGESTGGARVIGGHFYGPYFHAPAKGCHPSLGLRPPLESEFAEYLAFGTPTIVRATVAPELPNAEAFARACVAAGIGVNAGHSHATFAQMEAAIGWGTSHVDHLFCAMSDRARLRLSQAYPMRGGVLEATLYFDELTTEVIADGKHLSADLLRLAFKLKGADRLAIVTDSSRGLDMPDGEMLFGSPSCAEWFRKQDGVGVTLDGTALASSVVGMDDSVRTFHRLTGVLLPVVVRMASLTPARIVGMDSDIGSIAVGKRADFAVMNADLAVIRTIVGGIELTEFPKPIGEFGVELGHSPNGIR from the coding sequence ATGTCCTGCACAACGGTTTTCACGAACGGACGCATTATTCTGCCGGATTCCATCTGCGACGGCGGCTGGGTGGCGATTCATCAGGATCGAATCGTCGCGATGGGGCAGGCTGGGGACGCCTGGCCGAAGTCCGATGATTCGACGATTGTGGATCTGGCTGGGGCGTATTTGGCTCCCGGTTTCGTCGATTTGCATGTGCATGGGGGCGACGGCGCGGATTTCATGGATCTGACGGCGGCGGCGTTTCGCACGGTGTGCCGCGCCCATGCCCGCCATGGCACGACCGCGATTTGCCCGACCAGTTGTGTCGCACCGCATGACGAATGTGTGCAGTTCCTGCGACTATGTCAGCAGTTCCTGGGCGAATCGACCGGCGGGGCACGGGTGATCGGCGGGCATTTCTACGGGCCGTATTTTCATGCGCCGGCCAAGGGGTGCCATCCGAGTTTGGGGCTGCGACCGCCGCTGGAATCGGAGTTCGCGGAATATCTGGCGTTCGGCACACCGACGATTGTGCGAGCGACGGTTGCCCCGGAACTGCCCAATGCGGAAGCCTTTGCGCGGGCGTGTGTTGCGGCGGGAATTGGGGTCAATGCCGGGCATTCCCATGCGACGTTTGCGCAGATGGAAGCGGCGATTGGCTGGGGAACATCGCATGTGGATCATTTGTTCTGTGCCATGTCGGATCGTGCCCGATTGCGATTGTCGCAGGCGTATCCCATGCGAGGGGGCGTGCTGGAGGCGACGCTTTATTTCGACGAACTGACGACCGAGGTGATTGCCGATGGCAAGCATCTCTCCGCGGATCTGTTGCGGCTGGCGTTCAAGTTGAAGGGGGCCGATCGGCTGGCGATTGTCACCGATTCGAGCCGCGGGTTGGATATGCCGGATGGCGAAATGCTGTTCGGCTCGCCCAGTTGCGCGGAGTGGTTCCGCAAACAAGATGGCGTGGGCGTCACGTTGGACGGCACCGCGCTGGCGTCTAGCGTCGTGGGCATGGACGATTCGGTGCGGACCTTCCACCGGCTCACCGGGGTGCTGTTGCCAGTGGTGGTGCGGATGGCCAGTTTGACCCCAGCGCGAATCGTCGGCATGGATTCCGACATTGGCAGCATCGCCGTGGGCAAACGCGCCGATTTTGCGGTGATGAATGCCGACTTGGCGGTCATTCGCACGATTGTTGGTGGCATCGAATTGACAGAATTCCCGAAGCCGATCGGCGAATTCGGGGTTGAACTTGGGCACTCTCCCAATGGTATCCGCTGA
- a CDS encoding SDR family oxidoreductase produces the protein MGRRRELNGLRVLITGASQGIGRALAIAAWQRGMRVMAAARSQQLLDELQAEVMAKSSHTDAVLEIVVADVSTAEGRQRMVDAAQQKFGGLDVLVNNAGIGATGHFVDTDPQVLRQIMETNFFGTTETTRLFLPMLRAGNSPAIVMISSVAGRQAVPARSLYSASKYAVQGFSEALRAELDKDGIDVVIVNPGLTQTNFSKNMLEQKARMKVDHMRGMTSEEVALRTLDALAKGKHEITLTGQAKLMIAIGKFLPGLFHKLAKKKVRELFAEEIADREKRLAAERANASRTS, from the coding sequence ATGGGCCGACGGCGTGAACTGAACGGACTACGGGTGCTGATTACCGGCGCATCGCAGGGGATTGGCCGCGCCTTGGCGATTGCCGCCTGGCAGCGCGGCATGCGCGTTATGGCCGCCGCCCGATCGCAACAATTGCTCGACGAATTGCAAGCCGAGGTCATGGCCAAAAGCTCGCACACCGATGCCGTTCTGGAAATCGTCGTCGCCGATGTCAGCACCGCCGAAGGCCGTCAGCGCATGGTGGATGCCGCCCAGCAGAAATTCGGCGGCCTGGATGTGCTGGTCAACAACGCCGGCATCGGGGCCACCGGCCACTTCGTGGACACCGATCCGCAAGTGCTGCGGCAAATCATGGAAACCAATTTCTTTGGCACCACAGAAACCACCCGATTGTTCCTGCCGATGCTCCGCGCAGGCAACTCCCCGGCAATTGTGATGATTTCCTCGGTGGCCGGCCGGCAAGCCGTTCCTGCCCGAAGTCTTTATTCCGCAAGTAAATACGCCGTGCAAGGCTTCAGCGAAGCCCTGCGTGCGGAATTGGACAAAGACGGAATCGATGTAGTGATTGTCAATCCCGGATTAACGCAAACGAATTTCTCGAAGAATATGCTGGAGCAAAAAGCCCGCATGAAAGTCGACCACATGCGCGGCATGACCAGCGAAGAAGTCGCCCTGCGCACGCTGGACGCACTGGCCAAAGGCAAGCACGAAATCACGCTCACCGGCCAAGCCAAGCTGATGATCGCCATCGGCAAATTCCTGCCCGGCTTGTTCCACAAATTGGCCAAGAAAAAAGTCCGCGAACTTTTCGCCGAGGAAATCGCCGATCGCGAAAAACGCCTCGCCGCCGAGCGCGCCAACGCCTCCCGCACCAGCTAA
- a CDS encoding DUF1501 domain-containing protein encodes MQDFNRLTPPPGGRPAVGPNRREWLRWGGLSSLGLSLPMLLQQRAAANSGDRTNGKAKHCIVLFLLGGAPQQSTFDPKPDAPAEVRGAYGPIATAVPGVHFAELLPQLAKQMDKLAVLRAVATNDNAHSSSGYYMLTGVPHAPMNVENANPGPPNDWPTMGAVVRRLRGDSGGLPASVRLPMHIFNTDSSVWPGQDAGFLGRNSDPWLFRCEPAAPEFRIPEFTLQTDVPLHRLTQRRELLQRLDRQIAGQSESTAGQFSPLMAQAFDLLSSPQARAAFDLNREPVALRDRYGRSQFGQSCLLARRLIEAGVSLVHVNWFRGPDEPSDAPCWDSHANETARLKSALAPPLDQGMSALLDDLHQRGLLDETLVVCLTEFGRTPRFNGRGGRDHWGHVFSVAMAGGGVRGGQVIGASDKQGAYPSQGRVAPQDITASMLHALGYPAHTEIHDSQGRPLAVSKGQVIRNLFN; translated from the coding sequence ATGCAAGATTTCAACCGATTGACTCCGCCACCGGGCGGGCGTCCCGCAGTCGGCCCGAATCGTCGGGAATGGCTGCGCTGGGGTGGGCTTTCGTCGCTGGGGCTGTCGCTGCCAATGCTCTTGCAGCAGCGGGCGGCGGCCAATTCTGGCGATCGCACCAATGGCAAAGCGAAGCACTGCATCGTGCTGTTTCTGCTGGGCGGTGCCCCGCAGCAATCGACGTTTGATCCCAAACCCGATGCCCCTGCCGAGGTGCGCGGCGCGTACGGCCCCATCGCCACTGCGGTGCCCGGCGTGCATTTCGCCGAGCTACTGCCGCAATTGGCCAAGCAGATGGACAAACTCGCCGTCCTGCGTGCGGTGGCCACAAATGATAACGCGCACTCTTCCAGCGGCTACTACATGCTGACCGGGGTGCCGCATGCTCCCATGAATGTCGAGAATGCCAATCCCGGCCCGCCGAATGATTGGCCGACCATGGGCGCGGTCGTGCGGCGTTTGCGGGGCGATTCCGGCGGATTACCCGCATCCGTGCGACTGCCGATGCACATTTTCAACACCGATAGTTCCGTTTGGCCCGGCCAGGATGCCGGTTTCCTAGGTCGCAATAGCGATCCGTGGCTCTTCCGTTGCGAACCCGCCGCTCCCGAATTTCGCATCCCAGAATTCACGCTGCAAACCGATGTCCCGCTCCATCGCTTGACCCAGCGACGCGAGTTGCTGCAACGCCTGGATCGCCAGATTGCCGGGCAATCCGAATCGACCGCCGGCCAATTTTCGCCGTTGATGGCGCAGGCGTTCGACTTATTGAGTTCGCCCCAAGCCCGCGCTGCGTTCGATCTCAACCGCGAACCAGTGGCCCTCCGCGATCGTTACGGCCGCAGTCAATTCGGGCAAAGCTGCTTGCTTGCGCGGCGACTCATCGAGGCGGGCGTCTCGTTGGTGCATGTTAACTGGTTCCGCGGCCCGGATGAGCCGAGCGATGCCCCCTGTTGGGATTCGCACGCCAACGAAACCGCGCGATTGAAATCCGCATTGGCCCCGCCGTTGGATCAAGGCATGTCGGCACTGCTGGACGATTTGCACCAACGTGGATTGCTGGACGAAACGCTGGTGGTCTGCCTGACGGAATTTGGCCGCACTCCGCGATTCAACGGTCGAGGTGGCCGCGATCACTGGGGGCACGTCTTCTCGGTGGCGATGGCCGGTGGTGGGGTGCGAGGTGGTCAGGTGATCGGGGCATCGGACAAGCAAGGAGCCTATCCCAGCCAGGGCCGCGTCGCCCCACAGGACATCACCGCATCCATGCTACACGCCCTGGGCTACCCCGCCCACACCGAAATCCACGACTCCCAAGGCCGCCCACTCGCCGTCAGCAAAGGCCAAGTCATCCGCAACCTCTTCAACTGA
- a CDS encoding DUF1501 domain-containing protein — MSRRSHACESLRRHLSRREMLRIGSLAPVSLALTDLMRPTASAAPAASRPKSRAKSVILLFMWGGPSHLDTWDPKPNAPVEVRGEFQSIPTTVPGLRISEHFPLLAQRAHQYTVIRSMAHTDPAHLSPVHHLMTGRVAAKPNSDADGPSRSDAPCMGAMVQKLMASDDPMPRSVTLPWAVSHPAAPGGTAPGQNAGWMGPGMDPFLITGNPNLPTFAVNGLTPQPDMSTDRMASRAALAQQLDAAKSTQRDYVNLRSKAFDLLTSPKVAAAFDLNREPASMRDKYGRHPHGQSCLLARRMIEAGTRLVTVNWPDDGQAFWDTHGNNFPSLKDRLMPPADRGFAALLDDLTARGMLDETLVVWIGEFGRTPRAENGGRQHWPRCYSAVMAGGGIRGGAVYGASDAMGGEPVEHPVSPADITATIYEALGIAPDMPVLDRLGRELALTEGRPLVNLFG, encoded by the coding sequence ATGTCACGCCGCTCTCACGCCTGCGAATCGTTGCGTCGGCATCTGTCGCGTCGAGAAATGTTGCGAATCGGCAGTTTGGCCCCCGTCAGTTTGGCGCTGACCGATCTGATGCGACCAACCGCGTCAGCCGCACCGGCAGCATCTCGCCCGAAATCGCGGGCCAAATCGGTGATTCTGCTGTTTATGTGGGGCGGCCCGTCGCATCTGGATACGTGGGATCCCAAACCCAACGCGCCGGTCGAAGTTCGTGGCGAATTTCAAAGCATTCCGACGACTGTTCCGGGATTGCGCATCAGCGAGCATTTTCCGCTGTTGGCCCAACGGGCACATCAATATACCGTGATTCGTTCGATGGCGCATACCGACCCCGCGCATTTGTCGCCGGTGCATCATTTGATGACTGGACGGGTTGCTGCGAAGCCGAATTCCGATGCCGATGGCCCGAGTCGATCGGATGCCCCGTGCATGGGGGCGATGGTGCAAAAGCTGATGGCGTCGGACGATCCGATGCCGCGCTCGGTGACGCTGCCGTGGGCAGTGTCGCATCCGGCCGCGCCTGGCGGGACCGCGCCGGGGCAGAATGCCGGTTGGATGGGGCCGGGAATGGATCCGTTTTTGATCACGGGCAATCCGAATCTGCCGACGTTTGCGGTCAACGGGTTGACTCCGCAGCCGGATATGTCGACCGATCGCATGGCATCGCGGGCAGCACTGGCCCAGCAGTTGGATGCGGCCAAATCCACCCAGCGCGATTACGTCAATTTGCGCTCCAAGGCGTTCGATTTGCTCACCTCGCCGAAGGTGGCCGCCGCGTTTGATCTGAACCGCGAACCGGCCAGCATGCGGGACAAATACGGTCGGCATCCCCACGGGCAAAGCTGTCTGCTGGCGCGTCGAATGATCGAAGCGGGGACGCGCTTGGTGACGGTGAATTGGCCGGATGATGGTCAGGCATTTTGGGATACGCACGGGAATAATTTCCCGAGTTTGAAAGATCGGCTGATGCCGCCAGCGGATCGTGGCTTTGCCGCGCTGCTGGACGATCTGACCGCACGAGGAATGTTGGATGAAACGCTGGTGGTCTGGATCGGCGAGTTTGGCCGAACCCCGCGAGCGGAGAATGGCGGTCGGCAGCATTGGCCGCGGTGCTACTCGGCGGTGATGGCCGGCGGAGGCATTCGCGGCGGGGCGGTCTATGGGGCCAGCGATGCCATGGGCGGCGAGCCGGTGGAGCATCCTGTTTCCCCGGCAGACATTACGGCGACAATCTACGAGGCGTTGGGCATTGCCCCAGATATGCCCGTGCTCGATCGGTTGGGCCGCGAATTGGCACTGACCGAAGGGCGACCGTTGGTGAATCTGTTTGGCTGA